The bacterium genome includes the window TGTGATTGTACGGTGGCGATATCTCCCTTGGCGTTCAGCCATGCCGCGTAGACGAACTGCGCTTCCGCATCTGTTTCATGCTGTTTCAGCCACGCTTCAACATGTGATTGTACGGTGGCGATATCGCCCTTGGCGTTCAGCCATGCCGCGTAGACATGACTAGCTTCCGCATCTGTTTCATGCTGTTTCAGCCAGGTCTCAAGATGGGGCTGTATTACCGTTTTATCGCCGTCGGCTTTCAGCCAAGCGGAAAAGACAAAGCTTGCCGATGGGTTGCCCTGAAAGCGGTTGAGCCAAACTGAAACATAGGCCTGGATGGCGACAATATCCGAACCTGTTTTCAGCCATGCGGCGATCAGAAAGTGAGTCTGATGCTGGAGAGGGTTTGATTGAATCCAAGCTAAAGCCTTGTCCCTGACGACGGCGGGACGGCAGAGTAAAGCCCAGCGCAATAGGTAATTATTATGGGTTTCAAATGGCAGTGATTTTTGCAGCCATTCATCAATAGTAGAAAGCGTGATCTCGGGGATTTCAACTCCCGTTTTTTCCTTCCATCGCAGTAATTGACGGATATGCCATCCCAACTGGTGGTGGAATGCAAGTTCTTTTTCGGCACCTTCCCATATTTCACCATGCCTCTGAAGCAGAGTGAACTTATCCGGGCTTTCCAGCAGAGTGGTTCGCAGGATAAGATCACGGACGTCTCGCCACGCATCGGGACATTCGGTCATTTCATTCTCGATCAAGGAAAGCCAGTCTATTTTCAGGAGTGCAGAATCCGCTGCAACTCGCTGAAGAGCGATGAGGACACCGCTCAGAGTGCCCATGCGGCACGATTCACGAAACAGGGACGTGAGAAAAGTGGAGACAGTTCGCAGGATGGTCCGGCAATAGGCAATAAAAATCTGATCGGCGAGGACATCGTGCGCCATTTCCCAAGTGCCGTCGCCGATCGGGCAGTCCGTCTGGAGAATCCAGCCGTCCGCTGCCAGACGATGAAATATCTCGAGGCGGCCGTTAGACAAATTCGCGGCCGTCCCGGCAGGGAAGGGAAGCTGGGCAACCGTTCTTGCGAGCTCATCGTTTTCCATGGCGCGGTCCGCGAAACTCATTCGGAGACGTTTGGCAAGCCATGTTCCGAAATCCGGTTCTTCCCGTAAAGCCGCGAGGTCGTCGCCCTGGCCTTTGGCATGAAGATAGGAAATGAACACTGCGAGAACCGGTAGATCATGGCATACTCGCAAATAACCTTCATCAGGCGGAAGACCGCTACGTGTAATAATATGATGTACTGCTGCTTTGCGGTATTGCTGTATCCAGCGGTCAACCGATTTATCGTCGATTTCCTCGCTCAGATCAATGCGATGCTGATGGGGCGCTGCCGCCGCGAAGGTTCTGTGATAGTAGGCAGTTCGACACGTAGCAATGTAACGGAGATGGAGACCTAAGCTGTCGTTCAGTTCGGCCATCCGCTCCTCAATTTGCTCAAATGCTCCGGTTGTCTCAATGTAGTCAACGAAGAAAACAACTCGATCCTGTGGAGTAAATTGGGACAGAAAATCATCGAAGTAATCGAAGCGAATGTTGCCAAGAATCCGATACACAAGCCATCCTTGGTCGGCTGCCAGTAATCCAAGCTGGAGAGCAAGGCGTGTTTTCCCAATCCCGCCAATTCCCGTAAGCATGATACCGGTCATGGCAGGATTTTCCAACAGATCAATCATCTTCTGCTCTTTCCAGATCGTTCGACCGTGAGGGGCGGGATGCGTTCGCAGATGTTCAGCGCGACTATAGTAAGGAAGCTTAGAATCGGATAGGTACGAACGAAAAGTGCCCGCGAAGTAGGCTTCTCCGAGAATCTCGATTCCTGGAGGGCAGGAATTCTTGAACCATTTGAAGATGAGGTGTTTCAAATCGCTCCGGCACAGCATGTCAGCAAGCTGATTCCAATCCACAACTCGTACCCGAATGTCCTTAAGGTGAGACAAATGACCGTGTTGCGCCACCAGAGTATTGAAGGTGCCCTTGATTTCGTCATTCAGGTCATCGAGTTGTCTGGCGTTGGATAATGCTGCGCTAATTGCGAAAATGTGCTCTACTATCGGCTTGTCTTGCCGATACCACGGGTTGTATTGGGCTTGCCCAGAGGGCGGACCAGCCGGATCAGCCAAATTTTGACGAAGATGCTTCGCGACTTTACGCCAACTCGCTTGGGCACTTTCGACTCCATCGTCTCCAACGTATTTACATTCGACAACTGTGCGGTCATCAGCGCACGTTTGAAGAGCATCAATCGCGCCATCCTTTCCTGCACCAAGGAAGCCGACAAGCCCTGGATAGTCCTTTTTCAGGATATCTACGACGAAGTCCTGGAAGGTAATGCCTATGTTCTGCCTAAGATATTGAGCACGAATTTCGTTTTCAGTGAAACGGGGGAGATTAACCATTTCATACCTCCAAGGCGACAATGTGGACATGCCTCAAAACTACATTGCTCGGCCAACTTGGAAAGACGGACTTGTCGTGGGAACTGTAGCTCAGGAAGACGTCGTAGTCGAAAGTCTTGCGGGACATGGGGATACGCCTGACAGAGGAAAAGGGGATGTGATAGAGGATAGTAAAATCGGGGGAGAAGAGCAATGGGAAAGGATGAAGGATGAGGGATGAAGGATGAAATTACCCCCCTACCCCCCCAAAACAAGTTTTGGGGGGAAGGAAAAGGATGAAAAGCCCCCTTACTCCCGTTTGATCCTCCGTGAACGGGGGGAGATGGGGACACGATGAATCGTGTCGCTACGAGGGATACACTGCCGTGTGGAACTACGGGAGGGACACAGCAAGCTGTGTCGCTACGAACAGCGAGCCATTCGCTCCCGCAAGTGGGGGGAAGGAAGGCGGCCGGGAAAAGTGGTTGAAATGGCTCAACTCTTGCGGCAAATGAGCCGATAAGAGAGTCAGGAGTCATGCCCGAAAGCAGGAAAAATCCCCCTATGCCCGGAACCGTATTAGTCGTTGACGACGAAGCTAACATCCGTGATCTTATACGAATGGCCCTCGAAGACAAGGGCTACGAAGTGGTCGAGGCCGAAGATGGCGAGAGCGGCCTTTCCCAGTTCAATACCCTCCTGCCCGACCTCTCTTTGATTGACGTGGGGCTGCCCGGACAGTACGACGGCGTGGAACTGCTGCGAAAAATCCACGAACTCAATCCCGGGCATCCGGTGCTGATCTTCAGCGGTCAGGCATCTCCCGAAAAGGCCGTGGAAGCCATGAAACAAGGAGCGTTCGACTATCTCGGCAAACCGCTGAACCTCGAAAAGCTCTCGCTGCTGATCGAGCGCGGTCTGGCCACGGTGAAGAAAGACAATGAGCTCGAGCGCGTCACCGAGAATCACAAAGCGGCCTACGGATTCGACCGGCTGATCGGCTCGTGTCCGGCCATGCAGGAGGTCACGAATACGGCCCGCAAAGTGGCGACGGTTCCGTTTGCCACGGTGCTTTTAACGGGAGACTCGGGAACGGGCAAAGAGCTCGTGGCGCACGCGATTCACCTCGCCAGCGGCAACGCGAAAGAGTCGTTCGTCGAGGTCAACTGCGCGGCCATGCCGGAAAATTTGCTCGAAGCGGAACTGTTCGGCTACGAGAAGGGAGCGTTCACCGACGCCAAGCAGCGCAAACGCGGTCTCCTCGAAGTGGCGAGCGGAGGGACGTTCTTCCTCGATGAGATGGGCGACATGCCGCTGAATTTGCAGGCCAAACTGCTGAAGGTGATCGAAGAACGGAAGATCCGGCGCTTGGGAGGGACGAGCACGATTTCGGTGCAGTTCCGTTTAGTTGCCGCCACCAACGCCGATCTGCAGGAGCGAATGGCCGCCGGATTGTTTCGCCGCGATCTGTTCTACCGGCTGAACGTGTTCACCATTCATCTGCCGCCGCTGCGCGAG containing:
- a CDS encoding sigma-54 dependent transcriptional regulator, whose product is MPGTVLVVDDEANIRDLIRMALEDKGYEVVEAEDGESGLSQFNTLLPDLSLIDVGLPGQYDGVELLRKIHELNPGHPVLIFSGQASPEKAVEAMKQGAFDYLGKPLNLEKLSLLIERGLATVKKDNELERVTENHKAAYGFDRLIGSCPAMQEVTNTARKVATVPFATVLLTGDSGTGKELVAHAIHLASGNAKESFVEVNCAAMPENLLEAELFGYEKGAFTDAKQRKRGLLEVASGGTFFLDEMGDMPLNLQAKLLKVIEERKIRRLGGTSTISVQFRLVAATNADLQERMAAGLFRRDLFYRLNVFTIHLPPLRERGSDVLDIAEHFVRYFNREFSKSIRGISPDAQQLLLSYDWPGNIRELRNAIERAVLIGTTEEIQAHDLAVKTRFRPAIFPDVLSETPPTPPVAGLDIRVPPHGVNFEEVEKQLIRVAMRHCNNNASAAARFLRMTRETLRYRLKKFGIREEAEK